From Candidatus Palauibacter scopulicola, the proteins below share one genomic window:
- the ilvA gene encoding threonine ammonia-lyase — MLRNSDVVAARERIRSGVARTTCPQSFALEARAEGRFHLKTEFRQRTGSFKDRGSLHKLLRLGPAAREGGVVAASAGNHAQALAYHASRLEIACTIVMPTHAPLIKVAHTRGYGARVIQTGETLSDGMALVDRLAREEGLTPVHAFDDLDVMAGQGTIGLEILEQVPDLTTVIVPVGGGGMISGIATVVKAQRPNVRVIGVEAAASPGARESLAAGKPVHLENSDTLADGIAVKRIGDLAFPHLATLVDDIVLIGEEQITRAIFFLLESEKFVVEGGGAVSVAAVLEEKVELEPSDVTVCILSGGNIDMNLVSRVIDRALWADGRLARLAVVVRDRPGYLNEVTALVAIEGANVLHIEHTRAFGDISVGKVGIELTIETRGRDHIATIVARLRELGHRVEELS, encoded by the coding sequence ATGCTGAGGAACTCAGATGTCGTCGCGGCGCGCGAACGGATCCGGTCGGGCGTGGCGCGAACCACTTGCCCGCAGTCCTTCGCCCTCGAGGCACGCGCCGAGGGCCGCTTCCATCTCAAGACCGAGTTCCGGCAGCGCACCGGATCGTTCAAGGACCGGGGATCGCTCCACAAGCTCCTCCGCCTGGGCCCGGCCGCCCGCGAGGGCGGTGTCGTCGCGGCCAGCGCCGGGAATCACGCCCAGGCTCTCGCCTATCACGCCTCCCGGCTGGAGATCGCGTGTACAATCGTGATGCCCACGCACGCGCCCCTCATCAAGGTCGCCCACACGCGCGGCTACGGCGCCCGCGTGATTCAGACCGGGGAGACCCTCTCCGACGGGATGGCGCTCGTCGACCGCCTGGCCCGCGAGGAGGGGCTCACGCCCGTCCACGCCTTCGATGACCTCGATGTGATGGCGGGCCAGGGGACGATCGGGCTGGAGATCCTCGAACAGGTGCCCGACCTCACGACGGTCATCGTTCCGGTCGGAGGCGGCGGGATGATCTCGGGCATCGCGACCGTGGTGAAGGCACAGCGCCCGAATGTGCGCGTGATCGGCGTGGAGGCCGCGGCCTCGCCGGGGGCCCGGGAGTCGCTCGCCGCCGGGAAACCCGTGCACCTGGAGAACTCCGACACGCTCGCGGACGGCATCGCCGTGAAGCGGATCGGCGACCTTGCCTTCCCTCACCTGGCGACGCTCGTGGACGACATCGTCCTCATCGGCGAGGAACAGATCACCCGCGCGATCTTCTTCCTTCTCGAATCCGAGAAGTTCGTCGTGGAGGGCGGCGGAGCGGTGTCCGTGGCCGCCGTCCTCGAGGAAAAGGTCGAACTCGAGCCGTCCGACGTCACCGTCTGCATCCTCTCCGGCGGCAACATCGACATGAACCTGGTGTCCCGGGTCATCGACCGCGCGCTCTGGGCCGATGGCCGGCTCGCGCGTCTCGCGGTCGTCGTTCGAGACCGCCCCGGCTACCTCAACGAAGTGACGGCGCTCGTCGCGATCGAGGGCGCCAACGTCCTCCACATCGAACACACGCGCGCCTTCGGGGACATCTCCGTCGGGAAGGTGGGGATCGAACTCACGATCGAGACGCGCGGCCGCGACCATATCGCGACGATCGTGGCCAGGCTCCGCGAACTCGGCCACCGGGTGGAAGAACTGTCCTGA
- the gmd gene encoding GDP-mannose 4,6-dehydratase: MIALITGITGQDGSYLAEFLLDKGYEVHGVVRRSSVEKYDRISHLRDRVTLHQADLLDQLSLIRVLERVEPREVYNLAAQSFVPTSWDQPLLTGEFTALGVTRMLEAIRAVDPAIRFYQASSSEMFGKVRETPQNEDTPFYPRSPYGVAKVYGHFITVNYRESYDLFATSGILFNHESPRRGREFVTRKVSREAARIHRGLVDRLSIGNLGAERDWGFAGDYVEAMWLMLRAETPEDYVIGTGVTHSVQRLIEIAFDEIGRDWREHVEQDPALLRPAEVERLCADPSKAKRQLGWEPRMSFEEMIRLMVRTDIERLDATAR, from the coding sequence ATGATCGCGCTCATCACCGGCATCACGGGACAGGATGGCTCGTACCTGGCCGAGTTCCTGCTCGACAAGGGGTACGAGGTCCACGGCGTCGTGCGCCGTTCCTCGGTGGAGAAGTACGACCGGATCTCCCATCTCCGGGACCGTGTCACGCTCCACCAGGCGGACCTGCTCGACCAGTTGTCGCTCATCCGCGTGCTCGAACGCGTGGAGCCGCGGGAGGTCTACAACCTCGCTGCGCAGTCCTTCGTCCCCACCTCCTGGGATCAGCCGCTGCTGACGGGCGAGTTCACCGCGCTGGGCGTCACGCGCATGCTCGAGGCGATCCGCGCGGTCGATCCCGCGATCCGCTTCTACCAGGCCTCTTCGTCGGAGATGTTCGGGAAGGTGCGGGAGACTCCACAGAACGAGGACACGCCCTTCTACCCGCGCAGCCCCTATGGCGTCGCGAAGGTGTACGGCCACTTCATCACCGTGAACTACCGGGAGAGCTACGACCTGTTCGCGACGAGCGGGATCCTCTTCAATCACGAGAGTCCCCGGCGGGGCCGCGAGTTCGTCACGCGCAAGGTGAGCCGGGAGGCGGCCCGCATCCATCGCGGGCTCGTCGACCGTTTGTCGATCGGGAACCTGGGGGCGGAGCGCGACTGGGGGTTTGCGGGCGACTACGTCGAGGCGATGTGGCTCATGCTGCGGGCGGAGACGCCGGAGGACTACGTGATCGGCACCGGCGTGACGCATTCCGTGCAACGGTTGATCGAGATCGCCTTCGACGAGATCGGACGCGACTGGCGCGAGCACGTCGAGCAGGATCCGGCGCTCCTGAGGCCGGCCGAAGTCGAGCGGCTCTGCGCCGACCCGTCGAAGGCGAAGCGGCAGCTGGGCTGGGAGCCCCGCATGTCGTTCGAGGAGATGATCCGCCTCATGGTGCGAACGGACATCGAGCGGCTCGACGCCACGGCCCGCTAA